The Sediminispirochaeta smaragdinae DSM 11293 genome has a segment encoding these proteins:
- a CDS encoding DUF364 domain-containing protein: METKKRKMILEETIETIRSQLGSEMDSITVERAVIGLFFSGVRLSTGDGGICFTPVKEIPEAVCCPSSARAIPGAGKLAHQPVSYYLDEMDQNAPLKKALGIAVLNALSTSCWHRKTPKEYGFDLGIDPLEGASIPEDAYVVVIGALVPYIKMLKARGKPFCILEKDARTLKADEMRYYVPPEHANEEISKADWLIITGTTLINDTLEDILDHCRSDANITLVGPTASMLPDAFFRRGIDSIGGIIVTDPDRLLDTLIEAGSGYHFYGKSAERLVIRRYTVAIQ, encoded by the coding sequence ATGGAAACAAAAAAGAGAAAGATGATTCTGGAGGAGACGATAGAGACGATACGGTCGCAACTTGGAAGCGAGATGGACTCGATTACCGTTGAAAGGGCGGTAATAGGCCTCTTTTTTTCAGGCGTAAGACTTTCAACCGGAGACGGAGGCATTTGCTTTACCCCGGTTAAGGAGATTCCGGAGGCGGTCTGTTGCCCCAGCTCGGCTCGGGCAATCCCGGGGGCCGGTAAACTAGCACATCAGCCGGTGAGCTACTATCTTGACGAAATGGATCAGAACGCCCCTTTAAAAAAGGCCCTTGGAATTGCCGTTCTCAATGCCCTTTCCACCAGTTGCTGGCATAGGAAAACACCAAAAGAATATGGCTTCGATCTTGGTATAGACCCTTTGGAAGGGGCCTCCATCCCGGAAGATGCCTATGTCGTTGTCATAGGAGCCCTTGTACCCTATATCAAGATGTTGAAGGCAAGAGGAAAGCCTTTTTGTATCCTGGAAAAAGATGCACGTACGCTAAAGGCCGACGAGATGCGCTACTATGTTCCCCCGGAACACGCAAACGAGGAGATCTCAAAGGCTGACTGGCTCATTATCACCGGCACAACCCTGATTAACGATACCCTTGAGGACATTCTCGATCACTGTCGTTCCGATGCAAACATCACCCTCGTAGGGCCGACGGCAAGCATGTTACCGGATGCCTTTTTCCGTCGGGGAATCGATAGCATCGGAGGCATCATCGTCACCGATCCCGATAGACTTCTGGACACATTGATAGAGGCGGGCTCGGGATATCATTTCTACGGAAAATCGGCCGAACGCCTCGTTATCAGACGCTATACAGTAGCAATACAATGA
- a CDS encoding ABC transporter substrate-binding protein: MKEKKKVQGDNRYKILILSLTFFLLAVCIQEKAEAQALTKTVVDMGGNEVTVPKNVNRIVITCYGGATHEIAALGGAEKIVGQPSMLRFPTLVRMYPGFKKTVDPGSFNNVNIEEILNLKPDVVIASLTAEQGNRKIVEAGIPVIRVYTGRANDPSDSKREFLMIGELLNSKRQAEELVEFWDRQLQIIEERTADIPQGMRKRVYYLLGSLTHTNGSAWWGETLITSAGGINVAHEIGKLRDITVEQLLGWNPDVMILSSNEGKFVPVEEVMNNGQLQGVRAVIDGAVYLCPVGTFWWDRPAPEAILGITWLAQTLYPERFGDIDLEKLSQDFYHRFYGYRLSHDEFASFITPQD, translated from the coding sequence ATGAAAGAGAAAAAGAAAGTTCAGGGGGATAATCGATACAAAATCTTGATTCTGTCTCTGACATTTTTTTTGCTTGCCGTTTGTATCCAAGAGAAAGCAGAGGCCCAAGCGCTTACCAAAACGGTTGTGGATATGGGCGGAAATGAAGTCACCGTGCCCAAGAACGTCAATAGAATTGTCATCACCTGTTATGGGGGTGCCACCCATGAAATTGCAGCCCTCGGAGGAGCTGAAAAAATAGTAGGTCAACCATCAATGCTACGTTTTCCAACCCTTGTTCGTATGTATCCCGGTTTTAAAAAAACCGTCGATCCCGGGTCGTTTAATAACGTAAACATCGAAGAGATCCTTAACCTGAAACCGGATGTCGTTATCGCAAGCCTTACAGCAGAACAGGGAAATCGAAAAATAGTCGAGGCAGGAATTCCTGTTATTAGGGTTTATACCGGCAGAGCCAATGACCCATCGGACAGTAAACGGGAATTCTTGATGATTGGAGAATTACTGAACAGCAAACGGCAAGCTGAAGAACTGGTTGAATTTTGGGACCGACAGCTACAGATAATAGAAGAGAGAACCGCTGATATACCGCAGGGGATGCGGAAACGAGTTTACTATCTTCTCGGTTCCCTGACGCATACCAACGGGAGTGCATGGTGGGGTGAGACGCTGATCACTAGTGCAGGAGGCATCAATGTAGCACATGAGATCGGGAAGCTTAGAGATATCACCGTTGAACAGCTGCTCGGCTGGAACCCGGACGTAATGATTCTAAGTAGCAATGAGGGCAAATTCGTTCCTGTAGAAGAGGTCATGAACAACGGTCAATTACAGGGAGTCAGGGCCGTTATCGACGGCGCCGTATACCTCTGTCCCGTCGGCACCTTCTGGTGGGACAGACCAGCCCCCGAAGCCATTCTCGGTATTACCTGGCTGGCCCAAACCCTTTATCCGGAACGCTTCGGGGATATCGATCTGGAAAAGCTTTCCCAAGATTTCTATCACCGATTTTATGGCTATAGGCTGAGTCATGACGAGTTTGCATCGTTCATAACTCCCCAAGATTGA
- a CDS encoding FecCD family ABC transporter permease, with protein MQTSTNRKKIVWALLVILPIVLFFFSLTLGRYPISFTTCIKILASTIFPIHKSWSVTDATVVLQIRLPRTFLAMCVGGALSISGAAFQGIFRNPLVSPDILGVSAAAGFGAALAILISGDPALVRLLAFSFGLTGVMITYFLSRVYKTTSVVMLVLSGVVVSAFFSALISVAKYVADPYSKLPAITFWLMGGLNTVSTRDIWWTLPPLVLGITLLLLVRWRINILSFGDEEASSLGINTELLKAIVIFSVTLMTAASVCISGIIGWVGLVIPHIGRMLVGPDHKVLLPVTLIIGAFYLLAMDDIARTVSSAEIPLGILTAIVGSPFFGYLIRKTRGGWS; from the coding sequence ATGCAGACATCCACAAATCGTAAGAAAATCGTGTGGGCTTTACTTGTCATCCTGCCGATCGTACTCTTCTTTTTTTCTCTGACGCTGGGACGCTATCCAATCTCGTTCACGACCTGCATCAAGATACTTGCTTCAACCATTTTCCCGATACATAAAAGCTGGTCGGTAACGGATGCCACCGTCGTTCTTCAAATACGGCTACCCCGAACATTTCTGGCCATGTGTGTAGGCGGCGCTCTCTCCATCAGTGGGGCAGCCTTTCAGGGAATCTTTAGGAACCCGCTGGTTAGCCCCGATATCCTCGGCGTATCGGCCGCCGCGGGATTCGGGGCAGCCTTGGCCATATTGATATCGGGAGATCCGGCCTTGGTACGCCTTCTTGCCTTTAGTTTCGGGCTTACGGGGGTGATGATTACCTACTTTCTAAGCAGGGTCTATAAAACGACCTCAGTCGTCATGCTTGTACTTTCGGGAGTTGTCGTCTCTGCTTTTTTCAGTGCCTTGATTTCGGTTGCCAAGTATGTTGCAGACCCATATTCCAAACTACCTGCCATAACATTCTGGCTGATGGGAGGATTAAACACCGTTAGTACTCGCGATATATGGTGGACCCTTCCCCCTCTTGTTTTGGGTATAACATTGTTACTTCTTGTTCGTTGGAGAATCAACATTCTCTCCTTCGGTGATGAAGAAGCAAGCTCCCTGGGCATCAATACGGAACTATTGAAAGCAATTGTAATTTTCTCCGTTACATTAATGACCGCCGCCTCCGTATGCATCAGCGGTATTATAGGCTGGGTAGGCCTTGTGATTCCGCACATCGGAAGAATGCTGGTCGGCCCCGACCACAAGGTGCTGCTGCCGGTAACGTTGATCATAGGCGCATTCTATTTGCTGGCGATGGATGATATAGCCCGTACCGTTTCATCGGCCGAAATTCCACTCGGTATTCTCACCGCCATCGTCGGTTCTCCCTTTTTCGGCTATCTGATTCGCAAGACAAGAGGCGGCTGGTCTTAG
- a CDS encoding ABC transporter ATP-binding protein, whose product MSPKLGLYKGRFDYGHRTIFEDLNFEIDKGDILCLLGANGCGKTTLLRCLRGFLPLRSGSCRIDGTEISIMRTSSLAQKIGFVFQDNGAPFPYPVIEVVKMGRAPHLKMFSSPGAHDTAIAEQALETVGIPHLRDREFTHISGGERQLVAIARTIAQGPDVILMDEPTSALDFRNQTLVLQVIDKLARAGLTIILTTHYPNHPLLHACKVAMMNNGNFIAFGSAESVITESNLRRTYGIDVQILTSQCHEGEAPVRFCVPRQDGET is encoded by the coding sequence ATGAGCCCTAAACTAGGTTTATACAAAGGCAGATTCGATTATGGGCATCGGACCATTTTTGAAGACCTTAATTTCGAAATCGACAAAGGGGATATCCTCTGCCTTCTCGGAGCAAATGGATGCGGAAAGACGACCCTACTACGCTGCCTCAGGGGGTTCCTACCACTACGATCAGGATCTTGCCGCATAGACGGAACGGAGATCTCGATAATGAGAACATCAAGTCTGGCTCAGAAAATCGGCTTTGTGTTTCAAGATAACGGGGCTCCTTTCCCCTACCCCGTTATTGAAGTTGTTAAAATGGGCAGGGCACCGCATTTGAAGATGTTTTCATCCCCCGGTGCACACGATACAGCAATCGCCGAACAGGCCCTGGAGACTGTCGGGATTCCCCATCTGCGGGATAGGGAATTCACCCACATAAGCGGCGGGGAACGACAGCTTGTCGCCATCGCCAGAACAATAGCCCAAGGGCCGGACGTCATCCTGATGGACGAGCCGACATCGGCCCTTGATTTTCGAAATCAAACCTTGGTTCTGCAGGTAATTGATAAGCTTGCCCGTGCAGGATTGACCATCATCTTGACAACCCACTATCCGAACCATCCGCTCCTCCATGCCTGCAAGGTGGCCATGATGAACAATGGGAACTTTATTGCCTTCGGCTCCGCCGAAAGCGTCATTACGGAATCCAATCTGCGAAGAACCTATGGCATCGACGTACAGATTCTGACTTCGCAGTGCCATGAAGGCGAGGCCCCGGTACGATTCTGCGTGCCGAGACAAGATGGAGAAACATAG
- a CDS encoding DUF4386 domain-containing protein: MASPYPQTSPRRYARITGVLYLVIFFLGPFAFFMGRSGVFVPGDPSGTIGNLISSQLLFRLGMVAETAIVLIEIVVSALLYVLLRPVSRPLALASSFARFAQSILQAVTLFTAVPALLLLSGQNYLSAFDPGQQNALVLLFMDINAFVIMIWGLLFGFHLLLLGYLVYRSGFWPKILGILLLIAALGYLAQSYGHIVVPQYDDMLAKIVVILSIPGELAFTLWLLIKGVNEKRWEERKGDSLR; encoded by the coding sequence GTGGCAAGTCCGTATCCCCAGACTTCCCCCCGGAGATATGCCAGGATTACCGGTGTCTTATATCTGGTAATCTTCTTTCTTGGGCCCTTTGCCTTTTTCATGGGAAGAAGCGGTGTGTTTGTTCCCGGAGATCCTTCCGGAACAATCGGCAATTTGATCTCCTCACAGCTCTTATTTCGTCTTGGTATGGTAGCCGAGACCGCTATTGTATTGATCGAGATTGTGGTGAGTGCCCTGCTCTATGTCCTGCTTCGGCCGGTAAGCAGGCCGCTTGCACTGGCTTCTTCTTTTGCCCGTTTCGCCCAATCCATACTACAGGCCGTCACGCTCTTTACCGCTGTCCCTGCCTTGCTGTTGCTGAGCGGGCAGAACTACCTTTCGGCCTTCGATCCCGGTCAGCAGAATGCCCTTGTTCTTCTTTTCATGGATATAAATGCTTTTGTGATTATGATCTGGGGGCTACTCTTCGGTTTCCATCTGCTGCTGCTTGGGTACCTTGTTTACAGGTCGGGATTTTGGCCGAAAATTTTGGGAATTCTGCTTCTTATTGCCGCCTTGGGCTATCTCGCCCAAAGTTATGGGCATATTGTGGTACCTCAGTATGATGACATGCTTGCCAAGATTGTGGTGATACTCTCCATTCCGGGGGAACTGGCATTTACCTTATGGCTTCTCATCAAGGGGGTAAATGAGAAACGGTGGGAAGAGCGAAAAGGAGATAGCCTTCGATGA
- a CDS encoding NAD(P)-dependent alcohol dehydrogenase, translating to MKAIEALRYGAPDFLQLKEVDKPIPKSRDVLIRVYAASVTRGDVFLQNLPFIAWLPLRIIFGLKRKSIPGHEFAGTIAAVGSAVTSFKKGDRVFGTTTGLPVGSCAEYLCLSQEGTLAEKPGNMTYEEAAAVPVGGLTALYFLRKGKIRDREKVLIFGASGSVGTFAVQIAKYYGAEVTGVSSTVNTELVRSLGADKVVDYTKEDFADRGERYDIIFDAVGKIPGSKIKEALATNGRYVTVRKGIAIERSQDLIFLKGLIEAGKIRTVIDRRYSLEQTAQAYRYVGENHKKGNVVITIDQNLSEKEEL from the coding sequence ATGAAAGCGATTGAAGCTCTGAGATACGGAGCACCAGATTTCCTTCAACTCAAAGAGGTGGATAAGCCAATTCCGAAGAGCCGTGATGTACTGATACGAGTGTATGCGGCATCCGTCACCCGGGGAGACGTTTTTCTCCAGAATCTTCCCTTCATCGCCTGGCTCCCATTGCGGATCATATTCGGTCTTAAACGGAAAAGCATACCGGGGCATGAGTTTGCGGGAACCATCGCGGCTGTAGGATCAGCCGTCACCTCGTTTAAAAAAGGCGACCGGGTTTTCGGAACGACCACCGGGTTACCGGTTGGTTCCTGTGCCGAATATCTCTGTCTCTCCCAGGAGGGAACGCTGGCCGAAAAGCCGGGCAATATGACGTATGAAGAAGCCGCTGCCGTGCCTGTCGGCGGACTTACCGCATTATATTTTCTGAGAAAGGGAAAGATTCGGGACCGGGAGAAGGTTCTTATCTTTGGGGCCTCCGGCTCGGTAGGTACCTTTGCGGTACAGATCGCCAAATACTACGGAGCGGAGGTTACCGGTGTATCCAGTACCGTGAATACGGAATTGGTACGATCGCTGGGGGCTGATAAGGTCGTTGATTACACCAAAGAAGATTTTGCTGATCGTGGTGAGCGTTATGATATCATTTTTGATGCTGTTGGGAAAATACCGGGATCGAAAATAAAAGAGGCACTCGCTACGAACGGGCGATATGTGACGGTTAGAAAGGGAATCGCCATAGAGCGTTCACAAGATTTGATTTTCCTCAAAGGCCTTATTGAGGCGGGAAAAATCCGGACGGTCATAGACAGAAGGTATTCCCTGGAACAGACGGCTCAGGCATACAGATATGTCGGAGAGAATCACAAGAAAGGAAATGTTGTCATAACGATAGATCAAAACCTTAGTGAAAAGGAGGAACTATAG